From the genome of Arvicola amphibius chromosome 9, mArvAmp1.2, whole genome shotgun sequence:
GCAACAGAAGTAGGAATGGGCCCTCCACAGCAGCAGAGTTTCAAGACAATTGTGCAGCCATTTCTAGTTCCTCATCCAGAGAAGACTGGCTCCATAGATGTGAGGCCACAGCATTTCTGAGTCCTGCTGTCCTGTCACCTCCTAGCACCCCCACAGCCTCCAGACCCCAACTCAATAAACAAGCTGTAGTCTGTGCATTTTGTGtgttgccaggtatggtggtacatgcttttaatcccagcactcaggaggcagaagcaggtggagatctgtgaattcaaggccagcctagcctggtatatatagtgagtttcagcaCAGCCAGGGATATGCAGAAAAGtccttttaaaatacacacatgcatgcgcgcacacacacacacacacgtctgtttTTGTATATAATATCTGGTGCTATTTTCCAGGCTCCAAGGGCTACAAActgacacacatatatgtatataggtgttgggaactgaactcagatcccctggGAAGGAGAGTGCCCAcattttactgctgagccatcgcttAGCCTGATTTCAACCCTAGCTGTAGCCCACACTAAGCAGTGTGacttcaagaaaaataatttacctctctgagcttcagcttGTCCTCCATCAAAATGGGCAAGGAATGATGCCACTAACATCATTTACCCTTTTACGTTTACGTCACCAACAAAGACGTGTGATGCAGTCAGCTGCCACCAACCCATTGGCACTGTCCAGCTGCCTTGGCACCCAGGACCTCCCTGGCCCTGACCCTGTGGCCAAGGGGCTCTATGGTAGTGGGAGTTGCAGCCATCCTTCCCATCTTGGGAACTAAATGACCATCTCAGAGGTCTGGGGCAGGCTCAGAAGACACTGACTGTCTTGGAGGGCTGAAAGCCAGCACCCTGGGACAGACCCAGGTGCTCACTCTGCTTGCAACCTGCTAACCCGCTTCATTGCGACggctcttccctccccaccctgcaCTCCTGTTTATGCATTCAATGTGTACAATGCATGCAAAAGCAGGAAAACCTCGCTCTGACTGACGCCAAGCCCTTCTCCCAGGGGACAAGCAAGGCTTATGAGCAAAGTATCCCCATCCTCCTGGACATTGCTCTGTGTTCCACGCCGCTTCTGCAGGTGCCTCTTGGAACCTCAGCTCAGGGGATGGGTTTAATGTGCCCAAGAATCTTTACAAAGACCTGTTCCTGGGCAGTGCCATTGAGGTGCTCAGGAGGGACATGGTGTGACATTTCCACATTACCTTGATCATAGCTGCCTGGGGAAAAAGTGAGTCCATCTGCTCTCCTACGCAGTTGTTATTCTCGCCACTGACTCTCTGAGTCCATGGTGGAAGTCATTCTCTGGGCCAGCAAGTAGGGACTGGAGGAGTGAGAGATGGCATGGGACTGTGGGGTACTTGCAGAAATTCAGAACTGGAGATGCCCTGTAGGTAGCAGCAACTTCTGGTCAGGTCTCCAGTTGCTGGAAGCCCTGATAGGCAGAGGTAGAATGCCACTCCTTAGATCCACAGGCCAGTGGGCCTGAGGCTGGGGAAAATCTCTCCCCTGGGGACCTGGTTGGATGGTCCCGAAGGCACTGCGGGTCCCTGAAGGTTCTGCTTTAAATAGCAAAGGGCAGCAAAGCACCGGGCAGAGGGGTCTTTAGTGGCTCAGCCTTGTCTCGTGCTGAGCGGGACTCTCTGAGAATGATGGCCAGCTTGATCATTTGCTGTGTGAGCTGGACAGTCAGCACAGTTTACTGGGTCCAAATGTGTCCTTCTGCCATGGGCTATTTGTGTTCTGCTTGGGGACACCACTCAGTCCTGGCATGAGGATGATTTCTGCCACCAGCACCACTTTTTGCTTAACAACAATCCCTACTGGAGAGGTTCTCCCAGTACCCTTGCTTTCCAGAACCAGGGATCCTGGGGCTCAGGAGGGTAGGGATCTGGTTAGCAGTAGCATAGCTCTGGGAAGGCCTGGCATGGGCCATCTGGCTCCCTAGAAAGTAGTGTTGCAGCAGGCGCCACcctgtccctcctccccatccccaggaCATCACCTCCTTCCTGAGAGCTGGCTAAGGGGAAGCTGACATGGGACAGGCTGGGAAGGTCCATTCATTCCTGGACATCTCTGGAGAGGCTACTTGGTGCCTCTCCAGGGTCCTACCCGTGTGGTTTTAGCAGAGAGAAAGATTTCCATGAAACCAAACCACGCACAGAGTCAGGGTGTGTGGCAGCCATCACTGCTGTGACATGGGCATCATGGTTGAACTGAGCCAAGCATTTAAGGTTCACTCCTAATATCCAAGGACCGCCCACATAGGTTCATCCCTAATATCCAAGGACTGCCCACATAGGTTCACCCCTAATATCCAAGGACCACCCACATAGGTTCATCCCTAATATCCAAGGACTGCCCACATAGGTTCACCCCTAATATCCAAGGACCACCCACATAGGTTCATCCCTACATCCAAGGACCGCCCACGTGGGAAGAGAGCAGGTTTGTTGATGTTTCATGTGTCCCCTGCTAATCTCACAGCCAGCCCACAAGACAAGCCTCGTACCACACTCACTCAACAGAAGGGGAAGGAGCGGCTCAGCAAGGTCAGTGCTGGGTTTGACTGGCAGCATCAGGGCTCCTGTGCACACTCCACCTCCctgttctctgtttttttttttttttttttttttttttttttttttttgagaagagtctctctgtagtcttggctgtcctggaactcactatgtatgtagaccaggatccatccgcctgcctctgcctcccgcatgctTGGATTAAACGCGTGTGACACCATCCCCAGCAAGTGCATTTTAAAACTGGATGAACACCTAGTCTGGTCTCCTAGGTCCATGCTCACAGTCACAGTCAGACTttcttgtgtctctctgtgtgtcttcttgTCTGTAATGCTGTTTTTCCCTTTCACTCTTTTGCCCTCTGGCAAGCTCCTACTCATCCCTCAAAACCTCCGCCTTGAAGTATCCTCTGGGAAGCCTCCAGTCTCTGAGGTTCTCCTCAGTTTATTCTGGGTTGAGTTACAGCATTGTGTTGTCCTTCCAAATGTTTGGACTCTCATGTCCGTTTGTGGAGCCTGAGCTTGTGTCTCTCCCTGGACAATCCTTGATGTTGTATTTTCTCAGAAAGGGGAATCCAAGGGCCTTCTGCTGGCTGTGCCTGCCATCAAGGTCTGGAATAAGCCAGTACTCTTTTCCTCCTCAGcctcaaagacaaaaatcaaggtGAACTCATCCCGCCTGTGCTGCGGTGGACAGTGACATACCTGAGGGAGAAAGGTAAGGAGCTAGCTTTGGCTAGGTCACTCAACAGCGCCTTTCTAGAAGGGCTTTGTTTCAGATCCTGAACACCCTACAAACTGCTGGAGCTGAGACCTGAGCAAGCATGAGATGCACAGTGGCCCCAGGTGTGGCCTTAAATGATCTGACTTTAaatacctgtgtgtatgtgtgtgcacgtgtgtgtgtgtgtgtgtgtgtctgtctgtctgtctgtctgtctgtcttttgtgtGCTTGCTGCATGACCTTGAGCCAGCTGCTTACCTTATCTGGGCCACCTTCCCCTGGTCTGTCCAGTGGGGTTAATACCAATGCCTGACTCACAGAGTTTTGGGTGTGTGCATCCCTGTGAGCAGTAGGTTCACTGACTGGGCTGAGCCTGAGTCTGCAGGCTCTATGGCCCATGGGTGGGTATACCCTTTGACTTGGAAGGCTTGGGCCTCACAGCTTTCTGAGATCATGGCTTGAAGGCAGAAAGAAGCATTGCATGTACAATGTAGCCTCCTTGGGTATGTGTGCATCACTGTGGGTCTGTGGAAAAGCTAGGAAGGAGATGCAGGAGAGGCCAGAAGGACTCTAGCTTCCAGGCTGCTGCCTAGTGTTCTGTTGTGTTCTAGGGTGCTGTTCCCCATGTAGTGCAGGCTCGGGCCTCACTTTCTCTCCTGGTTGTGAAGCCAGCCAGGGCCTGGTGATGTAGAAACTGTTGGTGCAGAATCAGGGTCACAAGCTGCTAGGCGGCAGGGGCAACTGGAGCTCAGGCTTGTGTGTTTCTGCACTCCTTCCTCTTAGGGAGAGAGGACCATTAGGTGGGACATCAGGAAAAGCCTGACCTGTGGCCATGGGAGGTTGATGCCGCAGAGAGGGGATTCGCAGAATCTCAGGCAGGCcggagttctgggaactgagatGTCTAGTCTCTTCTTCCTGCAGGGCTGCACACGGAGGGTCTGTTCCGGAGATCAGCCAGCGCCCAGACTGTCCGCCAGGTGCAGCGACTGTATGATCAAGGTGATGCCCCAgacccctccctcctgcctgatTCTCGACTGCCACTCCCCAGTTCTCGGTAATTCCATATCCCACCTAACCCTAGAGACAGATCTGGGCAAGGCTGCTGCCTGGGAACTCCAGCCACCATCCCACTGTAGAGCAAGGGGATCCTGTGTCCAGACACCAGTCTGCTAGGCAAGGTGCTGCCCCAGCCCCTATTGCCCGTGTACCTTCTCCACTGACACCACGTGGTCACATGGTTTGAACTAACACTTCAAGGTAGGGGAATCATGTTATGGCTTTCCATAGGCAGCCCCGAACTGGCATCTGAGCTGGGGGTACCCCCAAAATATCACTAAGCAAGTAGCTGTCTTGCTCCCAGGAACACTTGCCCCCAGCCCTGCTTTGAGCCCGCCATGTTCCTATAATTGTACATTCAGTCATCAAATACTAGGTCCACACAGTCCCGAACTGGGCATTAGACACCAACCTGGTCCTGTGTGGAGTCCCAGAGCCAAGGCCCTGACCTTGGAGCTTCAATCTCCATGCAGAGCCAAATCTTACCTGGAGGAAACCAATGGCTGGCTCCATGGGCACCCTAGAAGAGGGAGGCAGTGGGGACAGAGGCCTCCCTGGGACACACGGCTGTGACCTCCCCCTCCAGCTCGCAAGCCGTGGGCTGAGTGAGCTGCTCAGCTGTGCCCTCCTGTGTTCAGGGAAGCCGGTGAACTTTGATGACTACGGAGACATACATGTCCCAGCCGTGATCCTGAAGACCTTCCTGCGCGAGCTGCCCCAGCCACTGCTGACCTTCCAAGCTTATGAGCAGATTCTCGGGATCACCAGTATGTACCTGAGCCAACTCCGGCCTCTGTCTCGGCTGAGGCAGTGTTTGCCTAACCTTGGCCTCATTTCTGCCCCGCCCTGTGGATCAGCAGAGGGGAACTTGGGGTCACCCTCTATTCAGTGAGGCTGTAGGCTGTTGCTGACATTGAGTAGGCCATATTGTCCTTAGGGTTTGGGAGAGTGACCCTAGCTTGCAGGTGGCCCTACTCAGGTGGCAATAATTCTCCTTCAAGTAAACTATGCAGGCCCTTCCTGGGAGCCCTGTGAAAGCTTCCTGATGGCCATAGTCTCCAGAGACAAGAACACTGGTGGCCCAGGAGTCAGGAGAATCGTCGCCCCTGTCCAGAGCTGACTGTCACCAGTTGTGTGACCTGGGAAAGCCCTGCAGCCCCTCTGCTCTCACTTCCCTCTGCATTCACTGGGGCTTTTCTGAGGATTGACAGCACGGCAGGGGgtagggatgcagctcagtgaacAGAGCTCTCACCTGCATGCAGGAAGCCCCAGATCCCACCCCAGTGCCAAATAAAGTAGGCACTGTGCTGTGTAGATGTAACTCCtcctctggaaggcagaggcaggaggatcaggacctcaaggtcacccttggctcaGAACAAGTAAGAATACACTCAGCTGACTGCTGTCACAGAGCCATTATTGTGACATTCTGCCGCTCTGCCTGCTTCCCCGGGAAGGGTAAGGGGGACCACCATAATAGCCAAGGTGGCTTATGTTCCTCCCATGTCCTCTCTGAGGCCATTGTTCTCTGAAGAGGGGCTTGAGACCGTGTCACCACAGCCTGGAGCTGGCCGCCACTCGTTTCCCTGGAAATGGGAATGGCAAGGACACTCCTTGTCCACCATCCACCAAGATGACTAAGCAACCACAGCTCGGTTCCCTTTTTTATTAGAAAGCCCTCAGGCTTCATAGGCGGGAATCCTGGGTCCCGGCAGGAGTGTTTGTACAGCTCCAGGGTCTCCTAGTCATTGCACATGATTAGCAGGGGGACAGTGGTGTGTCAGAGGCTGGGGTCTCAGGAACAGGGCTGTGCACACGTCTGTGGGTGGAGGGTCTGATTGTGTAGATTGGTTGGTAGAGCACCTGGCTTCCATCCCTAGCACTAGATAAACCAGgaatacacctgtaatcctagcacttgggaaatggaggcaggaggaccaggagttcaagggtaTCCTCAGCTATAcgacaagtttgaagccagcctggctttgtctcaaaacaaaactcaaattgAGGGCAATGGTGGGAACTGAGGGTCTATGTGTGAAAACAGTTAGATCCAGCCCCCTGTCTCCACCCCGGAATGTGGGGCTTTCCCCAAGAACAGCAAAGCGTGGTGATCTGTGTATTAAGACTCATAGGAAGTTGCATTTATTCTAGAGGAGGCCAGAGAGTAAATGTTTCAGCCTTCCCAGCCACATAGTCTCCATGGCAGCTGCTGGCCCCTTCGCTGTAAGCCTCAAGCCACCCCAGGCAATGTGTCAACGCACGGTTACATTGTGTTCAAGTAAAACATTGCTGATCGCtgacatggtggtacacgcctctcatgccaacacttgggaggtagagagaacAAATAAAGCCTTTATTGACAAAGAAACATGCTGGGCCAGATGTGGGCTGCAGTCTGTGTTAATTGCTGGCCCTGGTCTAGCCTTTTCCTGTTTGCAGAGTGACACACTGCCCTGCTTGCCAGCGATCAGTCGTTTCTGAGGCAATtacacagaggaggaaggagccTGGCAGAAGTAGTAGGGTGTTAGCGAGTTACACGGCCAGACTGCTGTTAGGACTGTACCGCCCGGGCCAGCAGCCTCATGCCATTGCAGGTGTGGAGAGCAGCCTGCGTGTGACCCACTGCCGCCTGATCCTGCAGAGCCTGCCGGAGCACAACTACACCGTCCTCCGCTACCTCATGGGCTTCCTGCATGAGGTAAGTAGAGTTAGCTGCCTCTCAGGATGAGGAAGCCCAGTCCCAGGACTGGCCCTGGGGCCTCTCATCAGCACAGAACCACACTATTTTTTCCCAGGTTCAAAGTCACGCCCACTCCACTCTAACCACCAAAGGATGTCACTCAAGGTCCAGCCAGGCTCCTCTGAGAAGCTTGACAGTCTGATGTGATGCCCAGGGATGGGAGccaggagggacagaggggaCAGTCTTGTCATATGACGTCACATTCTTGGctttgtgtgtatggtatatattcatatacatgttcatgcatgtgtgcgtgcatgaatATGTGTGAATGTACGTGCAGAGGACAAATGTCAATGTTAgaggtcttcctcagtcactcttatgttttgagacagactcttacCTAGAGCACATTTATTCAGCCAGCCGTTATTAGCTGGCCAGTGCGATCCAGGGATAGATAGTCCTGTCTTATACTCCCATACCCCAGGGTGTGAATTGGAGGCATAGGctgccacactttttttttttttttttttgtggatactgggagttgaactcaggtcctgtggcaAGATCTTCAGCTACCgagccacccccccccaccacctgCCCTCTACCCTACCCCACATCCACTACAAACAATTCTGCCTCTCTTGCTGTTGCCTGGTGACTTTTCACTCGAGCGAGGATGTGTTCAGACCCTCTTATGGAGAGCAGATTTCTTAGGCTTCCTCCTCAGGCACTGGTGTGGGCTGGTCTTTGTTCTGTCGCTCCTACATAAGGGCTCAGAGGCAGGTCTTCTGTGCCCTCTgggctcagtttcctcatctacaaaatggGGAGTACCGAATCCTACTTATCCAGGTAGCCATGTCAGAAGGATGGGAGTCCCTGTCCACCAAGTAGAAAGCACTTGGTTTTCACCCCCGTACCCACAAGTCTGAGTTCAGTTCATCAAACCATATGACAGAAGTCAGAGTGCACCTGGCTAAGATCTATAGTGCTGGGTCCCCACTCCCTGAGTCTGCCAAAGTGGAAGGGGAGTTGATGGGGTACTCCTGAGATCCTGGAAGTCAGAATGTGGGCTGGGGGGAGGTCAGAGGGTCATCACAGCACCAAGGGCAGAACCTTTCAGATGGAAAAAACTGTGAAACTGAGGTCTCAAGTGGGGGAGTGGCCACATAGGATTTTGACATTACCTGCGGCCTCCATTCCAGAactcttttgtttgcttattatttatttgtttgtttgtttgtttgtgtgtgtgcatgcatacacatgtgtacataggctacagcatgcacacatggaggtTGGAAGACAGTTTGCAGGGAACAGGTTCTCTCAGACATCTGTGTCagccccagggattgaactcagattgccaggctCCGCAGAAGCTACCGTTACCCCCTGAGCCATGTCACTGGCTccattgttgttttttgagacagggtctctccctggcctggacTTCACCAagtaggctgggctggctggccagtgagccccagggatccacctgtcactgcctccctggtgctgggattacacgtgtGCACTAGATTATTCGGGGGACCAAACTGGCTGGTGTGGCGAGCACTTGGCGAGATGAATTGAACCGTCTCCCCAGCCCgctccctctggcctccagagcTCTTTCCACCACACTAGCCCCTCGGGGTGAGGACAGAATCCTCGAGAACTCTCCCTACCACACTAGTCTTCTTTAGGGTGAGGACAGTCTAGGCTGCTGATGCCTGGGGATTcatttctcattcatttcctttGTGTCCTCTTTCAGGTATCTCAGGAGAGCATTTCAAACAAGATGACCAGCTCAAACCTGGCATGTGTGTTCGGGCTGAACTTGATCTGGCCATCTCAGGGGGTGGCTTCCCTGAGCGCCCTGGTGCCTCTGAACCTCTTCACGGAGCTGCTGATTGAGTACTACGACAAAGTCTTCAGTGCCCGGGAGGCCCCCAGGGAGCACACGCAGAACACCGTGGAAGTAGAACAGGCTGGTCCTGTCACCAAAGGATTCACGCCGACAGGCACGCCCCGGGCCTCACCATACTTGCCGCGCCTCCGTGTCCCCTGACTGGCGGGAGACACTTCAAGTTGGAGATGCCGCCTTGCAGCCTGGGTTGCATCTGTGTCCCTGTTTGTCCTATGAACTTATTGTCTGTAAGAAGACACAGGAATTAAATGAACCCAGAACTTTTTAGTGAGAATTTGGTGGTTCTGATTGTTGGGTCCATCATGGATCTAGCCTATGGCTGAAATGAAATACATGTGTGAGGGTGAGTGGCTGTTTTGAACCATAGTGCAATGTGACCTCAAGGGAATGTGAATGTGTGGGCAAGGGGCCCAGAGGAGTCTCTATGTGACAGGCCATCCGACCTGTGACTCACACTGTACGTTGGTCACAATCCATGGGTTACCTGACAGTTCAAGGGTCCTTGGGGGACTCGTACATGCCCCTGCTGGGTTGGCTATCATCTGGGGAGACTTAGCTCTCTGACCAGTTATTCCTATCCTCCAGCAGGTAGCATGGGGCACACAGTGCCTTGGGCAGAGACACACTGTACAAAGATGGTCTTCGAGATCATGGGCAGCAATGCTCAGGGCCCCATGGAGAAACATGTCCACTGCCAAGCTGGTTGGCCACAGTGGGGAAAGGAGCATGGAAGGCCCTCCACACAAGAGGAGCTGCTGTTGGGCAGCCAGCCTGCCAGAGGGTTCCAGATCTGGGGCCTCAGACAGACTGTCCCCTTGGGGTTGTAGAAGGGACCCTGAGCATTATCAAATGCAGTGCAGCAAAGTCACCAGCAAAAAGTTCGATATGTTATCATCCTGGACCAATCCCTGTGACCAGAGGATACACTGAAGGGCTAGGCTTGGGTCACAGGCTTCCTGCAGGGATCCAGATCATCCATAGTTAACAATTATCACAAGGAGAGCTGTATGTCAGCTGCCTTCACGCTCCTGCTGCAGACAGAAGGGGATAGATGCTGGGGATAAAAGCCCACCTCAGATACCTGCTGTCAGTCCCTCCAGGTCTATATGGGGGCTGTTCCAAACTGTGTGGTGACCCCAGTGCCTGTCCAACATGGTGTTAAAGGAAGGGCTGCATTGTGGGACCTTCTTCTACTAGGAAGTAGAATCGAGGCAGGAAGTTAGATCAGGCTATGAGCCTCACAGTCCACCCCtgagtgacccacttcctcctctcctaaAGTTTACAGAAACTTCCAGAACATTGTCACAACAATTCTTTTAAACAAATTGTTTAAAGGCCAAGTTTTAAACACAGGAGTCTGTGGAGAACATTCCGCATCCCTGAAGGCACAGACTTTACTCAGTGGCTAACACTACAGGACTCACAGAGAATGGAGACCTGCCTGAGAACCGGGACCCTGCTAATACATCATTCTGATCCAGACAGTATTGCCGCCTGGTGAGTGGATCTGCAAACACCTGATTCCTGGGGACCCACTTGACTGATCCTGCAGGGCAGCCCCTTCTCTTTTAAGCAGTCATTGAAACGTTCCCTCTTCTGCCCCAGAGATGCAGACGACACAAAGAGACTGAGTCCACTGTTGAAAACACGGTGCCCAAAACTTCAGCTCACGGGTTACAGGCGTCCATGAAGGGAGGGCAGGgcaactgaggcagaggccatggaggactgcttactggcttgttcctcatggattactcagcctgctttctgggcTGGGAGCACCAGCCCATGGATGCCACTGTCCCTAGAGAGCTGGGCAATCatacatcaatcatcagtcataagataataaaaaataaaaaaaataaaaaaaaaatcatcagtcatgaaaatgccctacagacttgcctacaagcaATCTGAcggaggaattttctcaactaagatttctctttccagataactgtagcttgtgtcagAAATTAACCAGTATAGCTGTGTCCAAACCTATGAGGGCTTCTGCTCTGTGGTTTTCACAGAGAAGTGAGGCTGAGGGAGGCTCCGGGCTTTCTCTTCCCTACTGGACAGTGGGGGCTTATACCACATGCACCCATCCATCTCTGGAAAGTCTAGCTCTGTGGTGCCTTGAGCTAGAATTGCAGTTCCCAGCCCCGGTCCTATTAGCCTCAGCATGTTTGCTCTCTGCCTGATTCCTGTCTGGGCACATCCCAAATGTGGATGTCTGTTTATTTGTATCTGCCACTGGACAATTATGCCGACATTTAT
Proteins encoded in this window:
- the Arhgap8 gene encoding rho GTPase-activating protein 8; its protein translation is MAGQDPTLSTNHPFYDVARHGILQVAGDDRQGRRIFTFSCCRLPPSHQLNHQRLLEYLKYTLDQHVENDYTIVYFHYGLSSQNKPSLGWLQNAYKEFDRKYKKNLKALYVVHPTNFIKALWNIFKPLISHKFGKKVTYCSSLRELREHLQCDQLLIPPEVVRYDEKLQNLHKGQLPLPTKTPPPRPPLPTQQFGVSLQYLKDKNQGELIPPVLRWTVTYLREKGLHTEGLFRRSASAQTVRQVQRLYDQGKPVNFDDYGDIHVPAVILKTFLRELPQPLLTFQAYEQILGITSVESSLRVTHCRLILQSLPEHNYTVLRYLMGFLHEVSQESISNKMTSSNLACVFGLNLIWPSQGVASLSALVPLNLFTELLIEYYDKVFSAREAPREHTQNTVEVEQAGPVTKGFTPTGTPRASPYLPRLRVP